From a single Melospiza georgiana isolate bMelGeo1 chromosome 5, bMelGeo1.pri, whole genome shotgun sequence genomic region:
- the GAR1 gene encoding H/ACA ribonucleoprotein complex subunit 1 — translation MSFRGRGGGGGRGGGFNRGGGGGDRGGFNRGGRGGGFARGGGRGGFNRGGYDQGPPERVVLLGEFMHPCEDDLVCKCKTEENKVPYFNAPVYLDNKEQIGKVDEIFGQLRDFYFSVKLSENMKASSFKKMQKFYIDPAKLLPLQRFLPRPPGEKGAPRGGGRGGRGGGRGGGRGGGRGGFGGGRGGGRGGGFRGGRGGGGGGGGGFRGGRGGGGGFRGRGH, via the exons ATGTCTTTTCGTGgaagaggaggtggaggaggaagaggaggtggcTTCAACCGAGGAGGAGGTGGCGGTGACAGAGGCGGCTTCAACCGCGGCGGGCGAGGAGGTGGCTTTGCACGGGGAGGTGGACGAGGAGGCTTCAACAGAGGAGGATATGACCAGGGCCCTCCAGAAAGGGTAGTTT tgctgggaGAGTTCATGCATCCCTGTGAAGATGACCTGGTTTGTAAATgtaaaacagaggaaaacaaggTGCCTTATTTCAATGCCCCAGTGTACCTGGATAATAAGGAGCAGATTGGCAAAGTGGATGAAATATTTGGACAGCTGAGAGACTTT TATTTTTCAGTGAAACTGTCTGAGAACATGAAAGcctcttcatttaaaaaaatgcaaaag TTTTACATTGatccagcaaagctgctgcctcTTCAGAGGTTTTTGCCAAGGCCCCCTGGAGAAAAAGGTGCTCCCAGAGGAGGTGGTAGAGGAGGACGTGGTGGTGGACGTGGGGGAGGAAGAGGCGGTGGTAGAG gAGGATTTGGAGGAGGCAGAggtggaggaagaggaggaggattcagaggaggcagaggcggaggaggaggaggaggaggaggattcagaggaggaagaggtggTGGAGGAGGCTTTCGGG GAAGAGGACATTAA
- the CFI gene encoding complement factor I produces the protein MRMLPICLVFLCLFCLCGSEVKPAQPAKQDNYLIEECLGNKYTHKSCKKVFCQPWERCVEGRCLCKLPYQCPKNGSAVCSSGGKNFRTYCQLKSYECQQPKAKFLHRGTCKPEETFSVSLGHGDSSLLRVKPMNHKEDSFVCASEWTMNEANVACRHLGFELGAEYYQVTSSITESALNSLNCLQISCRGLETSLAECHIEMKSRDSNEGLVSLQCHENLRVCSDGEFHCVNKKCISLNKTCDGINDCGDLSDELCCRECRENSFHCRSNICIPNKSVCNKEIDCLTGEDEAGAICAGKEEGAENNSMDKERKMIKTLLPQVHCGVRNHTLTRRKRIVGGEIAGKGEFPWQVAIKDTSNEGSTVYCGGVYIGGCWVLTAAHCVRANRVHLYLVWVGMLNTIAYDKETNTYKLNQVIIHENYNASTYENDIALLELKGSGLGECSLEETSTPACVPWSEYMFKTGDRCKISGWGLEKGYTKQFILKWGNVNLFHNCSELYPGRFFKKMACAGTYDGSTDSCKGDSGGPLVCFDAEDVAYVWGIVSWGENCGEAGHPGVYTQVASYYDWISHHVSRGLISRYNI, from the exons aTGCGAATGCTCCCAATTTGCTTGGTTTTCTTGTGTCTCTTTTGTCTTTGTGGATCAGAG GTTAAACCTGCCCAGCCAGCTAAGCAAGACAACTACCTCATAGAAGAATGCTTGGGCAACAAATACACCCACAAGTCCTGTAAGAAAGTTTTTTGTCAGCCATGGGAACGATGTGTGGAGGGAAGGTGCCTGTGCAAGCTCCCCTACCAGTGCCCAAAGAACGGCTCTGCAGTTTGCTCTAGTGGTGGGAAGAACTTCCGTACCTACTGTCAGCTGAAGAGCTACGAGTGCCAGCAGCCCAAAGCAAAGTTTCTGCACAGGGGAACGTGCAAGCCTGAAG aaacattttCAGTCTCTCTGGGTCATGGAGATTCAAGTTTGCTTCGAGTAAAACCCATGAATCACAAGGAGGACAGTTTTGTGTGTGCTAGTGAATGGACTATGAATGAAGCAAACGTGGCTTGCAGGCACCTTGGCTTTGAATT AGGTGCTGAATATTACCAAGTCACTTCCAGCATCACAGAATCTGCCTTAAATTCATTAAACTGTCTGCAAATAAGTTGCAGGGGCCTAGAGACAAGTCTTGCTGAATGTCACATAGAGATGAAATCAAGAGATAGTAATGAGGGACTGGTTAGCCTGCAGTGCCATGAAAATCTCAGAG TTTGTTCAGATGGGGAGTTTCACTGTGTCAACAAGAAGTGCATTTCTCTGAATAAAACCTGTGATGGGATCAATGACTGTGGAGACCTGAGTGATGAACTGTGCTGTAGAG AGTGCAGAGAAAACAGCTTCCACTGCCGGTCAAACATCTGTATTCCAAATAAGAGTGTCTGCAACAAAGAAATTGACTGCCTCACAGGAGAGGACGAAGCTGGAGCTATCTGTGCAG GCAAAGAAGAAGGTGCTGAAAATAACAGTATGGATAAAG aaagaaaaatgataaAGACACTTCTTCCCCAAGTGCACTGTGGTGTTAGGAATCACACACTAACTCGACGGAAAAGAATTGTAGGTGGAGAGATTGCTGGAAAG GGTGAATTTCCTTGGCAAGTGGCAATTAAAGACACCAGCAATGAAGGTTCCACAGTGTACTGTGGAGGGGTTTATATTGGTGGCTGTTGGGTTCTGACTGCTGCTCACTGTGTCAG GGCAAATCGGGTCCATCTCTACCTTGTCTGGGTTGGAATGTTGAACACAATAGCGTATGACAAAGAGACAAATACTTACAAACTAAACCAAGTGATAATTCATGAAAACTACAATGCATCAACGTATGAAAATGACattgctctgctggagctgaaaGGTTCTGGGCTCGGAGAATGCTCCCTGGAAGAGACCAGCACACCTGCCTGTGTGCCCTGGTCAGAGTATATGTTTAAGACTGGTGACAGATGCAAGATTTCTGGATGGGGACTAGAGAAAG gttACACAAAACAATTTATCCTCAAGTGGGGAAATGTTAATTTATTTCACAATTGTTCTGAATTGTATCCAGGacgattttttaaaaaaatggcaTGTGCAG GTACTTATGATGGCTCCACAGACAGCTGCAAAGGTGATTCAGGAGGGCCCCTGGTGTGCTTTGATGCAGAAGACGTGGCCTATGTGTGGGGCATTGTGAGCTGGGGTGAGAACTGTGGCGAGGCTGGTCACCCTGGCGTGTACACACAGGTTGCCAGCTACTATGACTGGATTAGCCACCATGTATCAAGGGGGCTCATTTCACGGTACAATATCTGA